The proteins below come from a single Mya arenaria isolate MELC-2E11 chromosome 8, ASM2691426v1 genomic window:
- the LOC128244504 gene encoding uncharacterized protein LOC128244504, translating to MCKVIFYQKNVEKGLMEILETTSKDQFAAYAAKIVKNECETICKRHSDFALTDKTYEGIMEFSWDHLYQDLLLGAPNTLRIVSSMVTSSIPMPVPSKEFHHALFAIGIILHGRNREATTLQYLNGMVLLHGGCTHQDMKRLAKLGVCVFPETVRNKLQSWQSNLDEKLLEVKEKWCKGDSMTYQLVGDNWDKNIVPSYRTSKNSTQSIHLFNVIGVIDRIVIKKEEGTPVRTVDSMTAVDFIPSEGDIDSLQKELTFLVARSVIQNIKQMEDLFGKIYPGHLEHIHSNEAGMKTSQYSLGLFDCDEKKTADVIRLLQNLTEKYVPKKDGEIVEEVFFWRIWRESNTGLKWEDKVMAEHHPVWRLTGADML from the exons atgtgtaaagtCATATTCTaccaaaaaaatgttgaaaagggACTTATGGAGATTTTAGAAACAACCAGCAAAGATCAATTTGCTGCTTATGCTGCAAAGATAGTAAAGAATGAATGTGAAACTATTTGTAAACGGCACTCGGACTTCgcattgactgataaaactTATGAAGGGATAATGGAATTCTCCTGGGACCACTTATACCAAGACCTATTACTTGGAGCTCCAAACACTTTACGCATTGTGTCATCCATGGTAACCAGTAGCATCCCAATGCCAGTACCAAGCAAGGAATTTCACCATGCCCTTTTTGCAATAG gTATAATATTACATGGACGAAACAGGGAAGCAACTACATTGCAGTATCTGAATGGAATGGTACTTCTTCATGGAGGGTGTACACATCAG GACATGAAACGCTTGGCTAAGTTAGGTGTATGTGTCTTTCCTGAGACAGTCAGAAATAAACTGCAGTCCTGGCAAAGTAATCTTGATGAAAAACTGTTAGAAGTGAAGGAAAAATGGTGCAAGGGTGACAGTATGACATATCAACTTGTTGGCGATAACTGGGATAAAAATATAGTACCCTCTTACAGGACTTCTAAAAATTCAACACAGTCAATACATCTTTTTAACGTTATTG GCGTCATTGACCGGATTGTAATAAAGAAGGAAGAAGGCACTCCTGTTAGGACAGTGGACAGCATGACAGCCGTTGACTTTATACCATCTGAAGGGGACATTGACAGTCTACAAAAAGAACTAACGTTCCTTGTGGCCAGATCTGTTatccaaaatattaaacaaatggaaGATTTGTTTGGGAAAATTTACCCTGGCCATCTGGAGCATATCCACAGTAATGAAGCTGGAATGAAAACTTCGCAG tatTCTCTTGGTCTTTTTGATTGTGATGAAAAGAAAACAGCAGATGTCATAAGGTTGTTGCAAAACTTGACAGAGAAATACGTTCCCAAGAAGGATGGGGAGATTGTTGAAGAAGTTTTTTTTTGGAg